In a genomic window of Syngnathus typhle isolate RoL2023-S1 ecotype Sweden linkage group LG4, RoL_Styp_1.0, whole genome shotgun sequence:
- the LOC133152522 gene encoding troponin T, fast skeletal muscle-like isoform X3, which translates to MSVVFINGLLRHPLLGGLVHAVAQEELVEVEVAPEAEAQVEAEPEVEPEPEVEPEPEPREEEEEKPKFKPTAPKIPDGEKVDFDDIQKKRQNKDLVELQSLIDAHFECRKKEEEELIALKERIEKRRAERSEQQRIRAEKDKERQARREAERIRKEEADAHRKAEDEAKKKIALSNMGSGFTSHLQRVETKRGKRQTEREKKKKILAERCQPLDIDGLSDDNLRETAREMQEWLHSLEEIKYDHLEKLKRQRYEVISLRNRIDELQKHSKKGAATRRRRK; encoded by the exons ATGTCTGTGGTCTTCATTAATGGCCTCCTCCGACACCCTCTCCTTGGCGGTTTGGTGCATGCCGTAGCCCAGGAGGAGCTAGTAGAAGTAGAAGTAGCCCCTGAGGCGGAGGCCCAGGTAGAAGCAGAGCCAGAGGTAGAGCCTGAACCTGAGGTAGAGCCTGAACCAGAGCCTCGTGAGGAGGAAG AAGAGAAGCCAAAGTTCAA GCCAACTGCTCCAAAGATCCCAGATGGGGAAAAGGTTGACTTTGAT GACATCCAGAAGAAACGTCAAAACAAAGACCTTGTTGAGCTCCAGTCGCTGATTGATGCTCACTTTGAGTGCAgaaagaaggaggaagaggagttaaTTGCACTCAAAGAAAGAATT GAGAAGCGTCGAGCTGAACGGTCAGAGCAGCAAAGGATTCGAGCTGAGAAGGATAAGGAGCGCCAAGCTAGACGGGAG GCAGAGAGGATAAGAAAGGAGGAGGCCGATGCCCACAGGAAGGCTGAAGATGAAGCCAAGAAGAAGATTGCTCTCTCTAATATGGGATCAGGCTTCACCAGCCACCTCCAGAGG GTGGAAACAAAGAGAGGAAAGAGGCAGACCgagagagaaaagaagaagaagatcctGGCAGAGAGATGCCAACCCCTGGACATCGACGGTTTGAGTGACGACAACCTGAG GGAAACAGCAAGGGAGATGCAGGAGTGGTTGCACAGCCTGGAGGAGATTAAATATGACCACTTAGAGAAGCTCAAGAGACAGCGATATGAG GTGATCTCTCTCAGAAATCGCATCGATGAGCTGCAAAAACA
- the LOC133152522 gene encoding troponin T, fast skeletal muscle-like isoform X2, with the protein MSVVFINGLLRHPLLGGLVHAVAQEELVEVEVAPEAEAQVEAEPEVEPEPEVEPEPEPREEEDDYEEEEEKPKFKPTAPKIPDGEKVDFDDIQKKRQNKDLVELQSLIDAHFECRKKEEEELIALKERIEKRRAERSEQQRIRAEKDKERQARREAERIRKEEADAHRKAEDEAKKKIALSNMGSGFTSHLQRVETKRGKRQTEREKKKKILAERCQPLDIDGLSDDNLRETAREMQEWLHSLEEIKYDHLEKLKRQRYEVISLRNRIDELQKHSKKGAATRRRRK; encoded by the exons ATGTCTGTGGTCTTCATTAATGGCCTCCTCCGACACCCTCTCCTTGGCGGTTTGGTGCATGCCGTAGCCCAGGAGGAGCTAGTAGAAGTAGAAGTAGCCCCTGAGGCGGAGGCCCAGGTAGAAGCAGAGCCAGAGGTAGAGCCTGAACCTGAGGTAGAGCCTGAACCAGAGCCTCGTGAGGAGGAAG ACGACTATGAAGAGGAAG AAGAGAAGCCAAAGTTCAA GCCAACTGCTCCAAAGATCCCAGATGGGGAAAAGGTTGACTTTGAT GACATCCAGAAGAAACGTCAAAACAAAGACCTTGTTGAGCTCCAGTCGCTGATTGATGCTCACTTTGAGTGCAgaaagaaggaggaagaggagttaaTTGCACTCAAAGAAAGAATT GAGAAGCGTCGAGCTGAACGGTCAGAGCAGCAAAGGATTCGAGCTGAGAAGGATAAGGAGCGCCAAGCTAGACGGGAG GCAGAGAGGATAAGAAAGGAGGAGGCCGATGCCCACAGGAAGGCTGAAGATGAAGCCAAGAAGAAGATTGCTCTCTCTAATATGGGATCAGGCTTCACCAGCCACCTCCAGAGG GTGGAAACAAAGAGAGGAAAGAGGCAGACCgagagagaaaagaagaagaagatcctGGCAGAGAGATGCCAACCCCTGGACATCGACGGTTTGAGTGACGACAACCTGAG GGAAACAGCAAGGGAGATGCAGGAGTGGTTGCACAGCCTGGAGGAGATTAAATATGACCACTTAGAGAAGCTCAAGAGACAGCGATATGAG GTGATCTCTCTCAGAAATCGCATCGATGAGCTGCAAAAACA
- the LOC133152522 gene encoding troponin T, fast skeletal muscle isoforms-like isoform X1, which yields MSVVFINGLLRHPLLGGLVHAVAQEELVEVEVAPEAEAQVEAEPEVEPEPEVEPEPEPREEEDDYEEEVEEGDQDEEKPKFKPTAPKIPDGEKVDFDDIQKKRQNKDLVELQSLIDAHFECRKKEEEELIALKERIEKRRAERSEQQRIRAEKDKERQARREAERIRKEEADAHRKAEDEAKKKIALSNMGSGFTSHLQRVETKRGKRQTEREKKKKILAERCQPLDIDGLSDDNLRETAREMQEWLHSLEEIKYDHLEKLKRQRYEVISLRNRIDELQKHSKKGAATRRRRK from the exons ATGTCTGTGGTCTTCATTAATGGCCTCCTCCGACACCCTCTCCTTGGCGGTTTGGTGCATGCCGTAGCCCAGGAGGAGCTAGTAGAAGTAGAAGTAGCCCCTGAGGCGGAGGCCCAGGTAGAAGCAGAGCCAGAGGTAGAGCCTGAACCTGAGGTAGAGCCTGAACCAGAGCCTCGTGAGGAGGAAG ACGACTATGAAGAGGAAG TGGAGGAGGGAGATCAAGATG AAGAGAAGCCAAAGTTCAA GCCAACTGCTCCAAAGATCCCAGATGGGGAAAAGGTTGACTTTGAT GACATCCAGAAGAAACGTCAAAACAAAGACCTTGTTGAGCTCCAGTCGCTGATTGATGCTCACTTTGAGTGCAgaaagaaggaggaagaggagttaaTTGCACTCAAAGAAAGAATT GAGAAGCGTCGAGCTGAACGGTCAGAGCAGCAAAGGATTCGAGCTGAGAAGGATAAGGAGCGCCAAGCTAGACGGGAG GCAGAGAGGATAAGAAAGGAGGAGGCCGATGCCCACAGGAAGGCTGAAGATGAAGCCAAGAAGAAGATTGCTCTCTCTAATATGGGATCAGGCTTCACCAGCCACCTCCAGAGG GTGGAAACAAAGAGAGGAAAGAGGCAGACCgagagagaaaagaagaagaagatcctGGCAGAGAGATGCCAACCCCTGGACATCGACGGTTTGAGTGACGACAACCTGAG GGAAACAGCAAGGGAGATGCAGGAGTGGTTGCACAGCCTGGAGGAGATTAAATATGACCACTTAGAGAAGCTCAAGAGACAGCGATATGAG GTGATCTCTCTCAGAAATCGCATCGATGAGCTGCAAAAACA